A part of Bacteroidia bacterium genomic DNA contains:
- a CDS encoding response regulator, translating into MKKKLNCILLIDDNPDDNFYHKRVIKKTNCCNNIVAIESALEALDFIKAKPEHPETHPDLIFLDINMPGMNGWEFLEEYNKLEINLQSRVVVVMLTTSQNPDDRNKAKALNIISEFETKPLENESLERILKQLFADYF; encoded by the coding sequence ATGAAAAAAAAACTTAACTGCATATTACTCATTGACGATAACCCTGATGATAATTTTTATCATAAACGGGTTATCAAAAAAACGAATTGCTGTAACAACATTGTTGCTATAGAATCAGCTTTAGAGGCCTTAGACTTCATCAAAGCCAAACCTGAACACCCGGAAACCCACCCTGATCTGATTTTCCTGGATATCAATATGCCTGGTATGAACGGGTGGGAATTTCTGGAAGAATACAATAAGCTGGAAATTAATCTTCAGAGCAGAGTCGTGGTGGTGATGCTTACGACCTCTCAAAATCCGGATGACCGTAATAAAGCAAAAGCACTCAATATCATCTCAGAGTTTGAAACCAAACCCCTCGAAAATGAAAGCCTGGAGCGAATTTTAAAGCAGCTTTTTGCAGATTATTTCTGA
- a CDS encoding alkaline phosphatase family protein — protein sequence MQKFFLLIICLAGICLSANGQNQGLKTENIILITFDGLRWQEVFGGADSVLLYDKTFTPKPEELAKSFWAETPVARREKLMPFFWSVISSQGQLYGNRKYDNKVNVSNHMWFSYPGYNEILSGFSDDERIKSNDKIDNPNQTVLEFINNQPHFKGRVAAFGSWDVFPYIINTHRSGIPVNAGFPSAPAGENLTEKEKLLYELQAQIPEEWGSVRYDAFTHHFAKEYIQKNAPRLVFISYGETDDFAHDGAYDEYLKAAHRTDAFIADIWSFVQNHPAYKDKTTLIITTDHGRGTVPIENWKHHGTKIPHADQIWIAVMGPDSPALGEVNSAGQLYQNQIAQTVATLLGLKYNNEKPVGSAISSAVYKSK from the coding sequence ATGCAAAAATTTTTTCTCCTAATCATTTGTCTGGCAGGGATTTGCCTTTCTGCTAATGGTCAGAATCAAGGTCTGAAAACAGAGAATATCATTCTTATTACCTTCGACGGCCTTCGCTGGCAGGAGGTATTTGGCGGCGCAGATTCTGTGCTTTTGTATGACAAAACATTCACCCCCAAGCCCGAAGAACTGGCAAAATCGTTCTGGGCTGAGACTCCTGTTGCCAGAAGGGAAAAACTTATGCCCTTTTTCTGGTCTGTCATCAGCAGTCAGGGGCAGTTGTATGGCAACAGAAAATATGACAATAAAGTAAATGTCTCCAACCATATGTGGTTTTCATACCCCGGATACAATGAAATTCTGAGTGGTTTTTCGGATGATGAAAGAATTAAGTCCAACGACAAAATCGACAACCCCAACCAGACAGTTCTCGAATTTATCAACAACCAGCCGCATTTTAAAGGAAGAGTGGCTGCCTTTGGGTCGTGGGATGTGTTTCCCTATATCATTAATACCCATCGAAGCGGAATTCCCGTAAACGCAGGTTTTCCTTCTGCTCCTGCCGGTGAAAATCTGACCGAAAAAGAAAAACTTTTATATGAACTTCAGGCTCAGATTCCCGAAGAATGGGGTTCTGTGCGGTATGATGCATTTACCCATCATTTTGCAAAAGAATACATACAGAAAAATGCGCCGCGACTGGTGTTTATTTCTTATGGCGAAACGGATGATTTTGCCCATGACGGCGCTTATGATGAATACCTGAAAGCCGCACACCGCACCGATGCATTTATTGCGGATATCTGGAGTTTTGTGCAAAATCACCCTGCATACAAAGATAAAACTACGCTCATCATTACTACCGATCATGGCCGCGGCACTGTTCCCATCGAAAACTGGAAACATCACGGTACGAAAATACCCCATGCAGATCAGATATGGATTGCAGTAATGGGGCCTGATTCGCCGGCTTTGGGAGAAGTCAATTCTGCTGGCCAATTGTACCAAAATCAGATCGCACAAACGGTGGCCACTTTGCTGGGGCTCAAATACAACAATGAAAAACCAGTAGGATCTGCCATTTCAAGTGCTGTTTATAAATCAAAATGA
- a CDS encoding sulfatase — protein sequence MSGCASSNEKSGVSPDSRPPNFIVIFTDDQGYGDLGVYGHPTIKTPNLDRMAFEGQKWTQFYVSANVCTPSRAGLLTGRYAIRSGMTDEKNWVLFPNSEGGLPASEITIARLLKGAGYATGAIGKWHLGHLPQYLPTNHGFDSYFGIPYSNDMDRVDAAGVDVFAQPKIESFNVPLMRNEEIVERPADQNTIVKRYTAEAKQFILENKEKPFFLYLAHNLPHVPLFASDDFRNTSERGLYGDVIQEIDWSAGEILNTLREQGLDKNTLVVFTSDNGPWAIFGDHAGSAGLLYGAKGTSYEGGVREPAIFWWPGTVKPQVVSKLGSTLDLLPTFASLAGVSLPDDRVYDGYDISGVLKGEDVSPRNEMLYYHNTRIFAARKGDFKLYFYTNNPLGYPARVEKLEKYQLFNLAHDPSEKIDVADQYPEVVAEIEAMVARHSETVVPVESQLAKRTGQ from the coding sequence ATGTCTGGATGCGCTTCTTCTAATGAAAAAAGTGGTGTTTCTCCGGACTCACGCCCGCCCAACTTCATTGTCATCTTTACCGATGACCAGGGATACGGCGATCTCGGGGTCTATGGGCACCCGACCATCAAAACGCCAAACCTGGATCGCATGGCCTTTGAAGGACAGAAATGGACGCAGTTTTATGTTTCCGCCAATGTTTGCACTCCCTCCCGCGCAGGCCTCCTCACCGGGCGATATGCCATCCGCAGCGGGATGACTGACGAAAAAAACTGGGTGCTTTTCCCTAATTCTGAAGGGGGACTCCCCGCAAGCGAAATTACCATTGCCCGCCTGCTTAAAGGTGCTGGTTATGCCACTGGCGCTATCGGTAAATGGCACCTCGGTCATTTGCCTCAATACTTACCTACCAATCATGGCTTCGATTCGTACTTTGGTATTCCCTACAGCAATGATATGGACAGGGTCGATGCCGCAGGTGTGGACGTATTTGCTCAACCCAAAATCGAGTCGTTTAACGTGCCGCTCATGCGCAATGAAGAAATCGTGGAAAGACCTGCCGACCAGAATACGATAGTCAAACGATATACGGCAGAGGCGAAACAATTTATTCTTGAAAACAAAGAAAAACCGTTTTTCCTCTATCTGGCCCATAATCTGCCGCATGTACCGCTCTTTGCCTCCGATGATTTTCGCAATACCAGCGAGAGGGGGCTTTATGGGGATGTCATTCAGGAAATTGACTGGAGTGCGGGCGAAATTCTGAATACGCTCCGTGAGCAGGGACTGGACAAAAATACGCTGGTAGTTTTCACCTCCGACAATGGCCCCTGGGCAATTTTTGGTGACCACGCGGGCAGTGCGGGTTTACTGTATGGTGCAAAGGGAACCAGCTATGAAGGCGGGGTAAGAGAACCTGCAATTTTCTGGTGGCCGGGAACGGTCAAACCGCAGGTTGTAAGTAAACTGGGCAGCACCCTCGATCTCCTGCCTACTTTTGCCAGTCTGGCCGGGGTTTCGCTTCCCGATGACCGCGTGTATGACGGATATGATATTTCTGGTGTATTGAAGGGCGAAGACGTCTCCCCGCGAAACGAAATGTTGTATTACCACAACACCCGCATTTTTGCCGCGCGCAAGGGTGATTTTAAGCTGTATTTTTATACCAACAATCCGCTCGGTTATCCTGCACGGGTAGAAAAGCTGGAAAAATATCAGCTGTTCAACCTTGCCCACGATCCGTCCGAAAAAATCGATGTAGCAGATCAATACCCCGAAGTGGTAGCAGAAATCGAAGCCATGGTCGCCCGGCATTCTGAGACTGTTGTACCCGTGGAAAGCCAGCTCGCCAAAAGGACGGGGCAGTAA
- a CDS encoding PKD domain-containing protein gives MKTKNIFQIGLFAFGLSAICSSGKSQTAERLLVHEVEANLTYVSCAVDGDGNIYSATSYTDAYTYEGEAIAKLQANSQEEILYCVHDSQGELIFYKRIAVTGGNNSTVGRIEFMAVDSLGYAYLSTQGTAGNGFLRVENDSLSIGASSLAGNMVIQLRPDGSLRSVRRFAGIRNVAASDSLMYMAFQDNLDANKVKFQCFDSTFTTPRWSLEGNANMVIGAVSFDRTQLSVSPDGNLIALLVKEGSAGSPVFGGQPVPFQTTQGFDEMAVMIADREGNLLGIRTFFGSASTSGMDELPNAVAIGNDTSVYLSCYTSGTVDFAGNIYASVSGFSSSYGLIVTWDSLGNEVWAVQMLSQTQSPRIDGLATNAAGDLLFGASWAGKVQLGDSLLATGASQRSLTGKISGNNGSLVWSKVPVSAANTVNGQRISIIGGDRFVMSGKSAQGYAYDCLEPVGTGGKSQFLLIINENIPPVAAAAFDLVQSGVTITLTNQSAGATEYLWDFGDGITSTDFSPSHTYTVNGTYTVSLIASNCLNNDTTSVEVTILSVGLAGQISPDLKIYYEEETEQLHLEVIQGKGNWRLMDVQGRYLGEGRLLPGRQEVNLAGQARGVYVLRSELSGVSGVLRFVRH, from the coding sequence ATGAAAACAAAGAATATTTTTCAGATTGGACTTTTTGCATTCGGTTTGTCTGCTATATGCTCTTCCGGTAAGAGCCAGACTGCCGAAAGATTGTTGGTTCATGAAGTCGAGGCCAATCTTACCTATGTTTCCTGTGCCGTGGATGGCGATGGCAATATATACAGCGCAACGAGTTATACGGATGCTTATACCTATGAAGGTGAGGCGATTGCCAAACTTCAGGCAAATTCTCAGGAAGAAATTCTCTATTGTGTGCACGACTCCCAGGGCGAATTGATTTTCTATAAACGAATTGCAGTTACGGGTGGAAATAATTCCACTGTCGGACGTATCGAATTTATGGCTGTTGATAGCCTGGGTTATGCTTATCTCTCTACGCAGGGAACTGCCGGAAATGGATTCCTTCGAGTGGAGAATGATTCTTTATCCATCGGTGCCAGCTCCCTCGCCGGGAATATGGTCATTCAGCTGAGACCTGATGGTTCGCTCCGGTCTGTCAGGCGGTTTGCCGGCATCCGGAATGTAGCTGCATCGGATTCGCTGATGTATATGGCTTTTCAGGATAATCTGGACGCCAATAAAGTGAAGTTCCAGTGTTTTGACAGCACGTTTACTACCCCCCGATGGAGCCTGGAGGGAAATGCAAATATGGTCATCGGTGCAGTATCGTTTGACCGTACGCAATTGTCTGTAAGTCCAGATGGCAACCTGATCGCCCTGCTTGTGAAAGAGGGCAGTGCCGGCTCCCCTGTTTTTGGCGGGCAACCGGTTCCCTTTCAGACTACCCAGGGATTTGATGAGATGGCGGTGATGATTGCAGACAGGGAAGGAAATCTTCTGGGAATACGCACATTTTTTGGTTCGGCATCCACCAGCGGCATGGATGAATTGCCCAATGCCGTAGCTATTGGCAATGATACCAGTGTCTATCTTTCGTGTTATACGTCGGGAACGGTAGATTTCGCAGGGAATATCTATGCATCCGTATCCGGGTTTAGCTCCAGCTACGGGCTGATCGTGACATGGGATAGTCTGGGTAATGAAGTATGGGCCGTGCAGATGTTGAGTCAGACACAATCTCCCCGGATCGACGGACTGGCGACAAATGCAGCAGGCGACCTTCTGTTTGGGGCTTCGTGGGCAGGGAAAGTGCAACTGGGAGATAGTCTGCTGGCCACAGGCGCTTCGCAACGGTCATTGACAGGCAAAATCAGCGGAAATAACGGAAGCCTGGTGTGGAGCAAAGTGCCGGTGAGCGCAGCCAATACTGTAAACGGGCAGCGAATTTCCATTATCGGAGGAGACCGGTTTGTGATGAGTGGAAAGAGTGCACAGGGATATGCGTATGATTGCCTGGAACCAGTTGGAACTGGCGGAAAATCACAATTTTTGCTGATCATCAACGAAAATATCCCCCCGGTGGCAGCGGCGGCGTTTGATTTGGTTCAAAGCGGGGTTACTATCACTTTGACAAATCAATCAGCAGGCGCTACAGAATATCTGTGGGATTTTGGGGATGGTATTACCTCGACGGATTTTTCTCCGTCGCATACCTATACGGTAAACGGGACTTATACCGTTTCGCTCATAGCCAGCAATTGTCTGAACAACGATACGACCAGCGTGGAGGTAACGATACTTTCCGTCGGTTTGGCCGGGCAGATCAGTCCCGATTTGAAGATATATTATGAAGAAGAAACAGAACAACTTCACCTAGAAGTGATACAGGGAAAAGGAAATTGGCGGTTGATGGATGTTCAGGGCCGGTATTTGGGCGAAGGGCGATTGTTGCCTGGCAGGCAGGAAGTGAATCTTGCAGGACAGGCGAGAGGGGTGTATGTTTTGCGGTCAGAGCTAAGCGGTGTATCCGGGGTGCTCCGATTTGTAAGGCATTAA
- a CDS encoding sodium:solute symporter family protein → MKLELLDLLILAAYMIGTVYIGFWLAKRATKSIKTYFLAGNDIPWYYLGLSNASGMFDVSGTMIAVTWMFIYGLKSVWIPWLWPIWNQIFMMIFLGIWMRRSNVLTGAEWITFRFGNKTGSTLSHIIVVVFAVIIVISFMAYFVEGIGKFAAQFLPWDMSWSVGGFQISSEDTYALLIIGITTLYTIKGGFYSVVGTEVMQFLIMTIACIVVGIIAVMHTTPEQIAAAVPDGWNSLWFGWDLGIDWTEKIPLAQARIEEDGYSMFGFIFMLMLFKGIWASMAGPVPSYDMQRVLSTRTPTEAAKMFALTPVVLSVPRYFMIAGITVLALVYMDPSSITQSVTDAAGVTVQKLDFEKVLPFAISEYVTTGFKGLLLAGLLAAFMSTYAAFINAGSAYVVNDIYKKYIRPEAPDSTYVRLSYIVTFSLVFIGLIFGLIGGNIQARTDWIVGLLYGSYVAANVLKWIWWRFNGYGFFFGMLTGMIGVAILPMITDALGWHLLAIEQFPFLFLIAVAGSIGGCLLTAPDDEATLKNFYRKTRPWGFWGPIKEKVMAEDSTFRPNKDFGRDTLNVVIGIIWQMGLVVLPVVLITRNWTYVIPTAIVLGVTTWLLKINWWDKLED, encoded by the coding sequence ATGAAACTGGAACTTCTGGATCTGTTGATTTTGGCGGCATATATGATCGGGACCGTTTATATCGGATTCTGGTTAGCCAAACGCGCGACAAAAAGTATCAAAACTTATTTCCTCGCGGGAAACGATATTCCCTGGTATTATTTGGGTCTTTCCAACGCCTCCGGCATGTTTGATGTCTCAGGCACGATGATCGCCGTTACGTGGATGTTTATCTACGGACTAAAAAGTGTATGGATTCCCTGGCTATGGCCGATTTGGAACCAGATATTCATGATGATTTTCCTTGGGATCTGGATGAGGCGTTCCAATGTGCTCACGGGTGCAGAATGGATCACTTTCCGGTTTGGCAATAAGACAGGCAGTACGCTTTCGCATATCATTGTGGTAGTGTTTGCCGTGATTATTGTGATTTCGTTTATGGCTTATTTTGTCGAAGGCATCGGCAAATTTGCAGCACAGTTTCTCCCCTGGGATATGTCGTGGTCTGTGGGTGGTTTCCAGATCAGCAGCGAAGATACTTACGCATTGTTGATTATTGGTATTACGACCCTGTACACGATCAAGGGGGGGTTTTACAGTGTGGTGGGTACGGAAGTGATGCAGTTTCTGATCATGACTATTGCCTGTATTGTAGTAGGAATTATCGCGGTTATGCATACGACACCCGAACAAATCGCAGCAGCCGTCCCCGATGGCTGGAATTCCCTGTGGTTTGGTTGGGATCTTGGTATTGACTGGACAGAAAAAATTCCATTGGCACAGGCCCGGATTGAGGAAGATGGGTATTCGATGTTTGGATTTATATTTATGTTGATGTTGTTTAAGGGAATATGGGCGAGTATGGCGGGCCCTGTGCCCAGTTATGATATGCAGCGGGTATTATCCACCCGTACACCTACGGAAGCTGCAAAAATGTTTGCCCTTACCCCAGTCGTGCTTTCCGTTCCCCGATACTTTATGATTGCAGGGATAACCGTTCTTGCCCTGGTGTATATGGATCCTTCCAGCATCACCCAGTCGGTTACCGATGCAGCAGGAGTTACCGTCCAGAAACTCGATTTTGAGAAAGTACTACCCTTTGCCATCAGCGAATATGTAACCACCGGATTTAAGGGATTACTGCTTGCCGGACTGCTTGCAGCATTTATGTCCACGTATGCAGCATTTATCAATGCCGGATCGGCCTATGTAGTCAATGATATTTACAAAAAATATATTCGCCCGGAAGCACCTGACAGCACCTATGTGAGACTGAGTTATATTGTTACTTTCTCCCTTGTATTCATTGGGCTGATTTTTGGGTTGATTGGCGGAAATATACAGGCACGGACAGACTGGATTGTAGGATTACTGTACGGAAGTTATGTGGCTGCGAATGTGTTGAAATGGATATGGTGGCGATTTAACGGTTACGGATTTTTCTTTGGAATGCTTACAGGCATGATAGGTGTAGCGATATTGCCCATGATCACTGATGCGCTAGGCTGGCATCTGCTGGCTATTGAGCAGTTTCCATTCCTGTTTTTGATTGCCGTGGCGGGAAGTATCGGAGGCTGTTTGCTAACGGCGCCCGATGACGAAGCGACGTTGAAAAACTTCTATCGCAAAACCCGTCCATGGGGTTTTTGGGGCCCAATAAAAGAAAAAGTTATGGCGGAAGATTCAACATTTCGCCCCAACAAAGACTTTGGGAGAGACACACTTAACGTTGTAATAGGCATCATCTGGCAAATGGGCCTGGTTGTTTTGCCGGTTGTACTGATCACCCGCAACTGGACATATGTTATTCCCACAGCTATAGTGCTTGGCGTAACTACCTGGCTGTTGAAAATCAACTGGTGGGATAAGCTGGAGGATTGA
- the cas10 gene encoding type III-B CRISPR-associated protein Cas10/Cmr2, whose protein sequence is MSNKYVALTIGPIYQTAQKARRTREFWAASYVFSWIMKSVIQHLRTNGNVPVKSFILPYYPEQFETFDLKIGVGVWPDRLILSADGNEFHALQNAVNSTVEKLADETYKEFTRTEKAAYLKNQFEFVAPNTYVPIKNSFFKYFRLACLEIEERDLPAAGDSFVKKINYLLDHLELTAQIAPLEPDYMAYLLRAVHRSFFIKDAFHPRFKFESLIEVATSDLRPINPTAYEEIVKADFDQKDKNEEQDLLDRLTSHPDFRKEMSTRHRYIAIVNADGDGIGKLLGKLGDDEEAVQSFSEDLIAFGIEANQILAGDRHTENPQDYGYGAAPLYLGGDDLVFFAPVARRNNHTGQFETVFHLIQKIDQAFAQTFKKYKEKGVVPTLSYGVSISYYKYPLQEAMEESRRLLAQIKQDLPEYKDRNRINFKVLRHSGQHYGGIINKNDSNLYSQWFLMLNQNLKDHAGQEIVKKKSVKDKENYALIAGVAHKLDRMKDMLEVVLDRDTEKESRKGPDLYYQSLLDPLFLNQFSEKVHRNRAEKDRLSPFLEYLKDFIAISRLKTGKADLDLTYALLRFIHLINSKDEDDA, encoded by the coding sequence ATGTCAAATAAGTATGTTGCCTTAACCATAGGTCCGATTTATCAGACCGCCCAAAAAGCGCGCCGAACCCGGGAGTTCTGGGCTGCCAGCTACGTGTTTTCATGGATCATGAAATCGGTTATCCAGCACTTGCGTACAAATGGCAATGTGCCGGTAAAATCTTTTATTCTGCCTTATTATCCGGAGCAGTTCGAAACTTTTGATCTGAAAATCGGTGTAGGTGTATGGCCTGACCGCCTTATATTAAGTGCAGACGGCAATGAATTTCATGCACTCCAAAATGCGGTAAACTCAACAGTAGAAAAACTTGCCGACGAAACCTACAAAGAATTTACCCGCACAGAAAAAGCCGCTTATCTCAAAAATCAGTTTGAGTTTGTTGCCCCTAATACTTATGTGCCGATAAAAAACAGTTTCTTTAAGTATTTCCGCCTGGCGTGCCTCGAAATTGAAGAAAGAGACCTGCCCGCAGCCGGAGATTCGTTTGTCAAAAAAATCAACTATCTGCTCGACCATCTGGAACTCACTGCCCAGATTGCCCCGTTGGAGCCCGATTACATGGCCTATTTACTACGGGCTGTTCACAGGTCCTTTTTCATTAAAGATGCTTTTCATCCCCGGTTTAAGTTTGAGTCTCTGATAGAGGTCGCTACCAGTGACCTTCGCCCCATCAACCCAACGGCTTATGAAGAAATCGTAAAAGCTGACTTTGATCAAAAAGACAAAAATGAAGAACAAGACTTGCTCGACAGACTGACCAGCCACCCTGATTTTAGAAAAGAAATGAGTACCCGGCACCGCTATATTGCCATAGTAAACGCCGATGGTGATGGAATAGGCAAGTTGCTGGGAAAATTGGGAGATGATGAGGAAGCTGTACAGAGTTTTTCAGAAGACCTTATTGCCTTTGGCATAGAAGCCAATCAAATCCTCGCAGGTGACCGCCACACAGAAAACCCCCAGGACTATGGCTATGGCGCGGCGCCTCTGTATCTGGGTGGAGATGATCTGGTATTTTTTGCTCCGGTAGCCCGAAGAAATAATCATACCGGTCAGTTCGAGACGGTTTTTCACCTTATCCAGAAAATTGATCAGGCGTTTGCCCAAACATTCAAAAAGTATAAGGAAAAAGGCGTAGTCCCCACCCTCTCCTACGGTGTTTCCATTTCCTATTACAAATATCCGCTTCAGGAAGCGATGGAAGAAAGCCGCCGCCTGCTTGCCCAGATCAAACAGGATTTACCCGAATATAAAGACCGCAACCGAATTAATTTTAAAGTGTTGCGCCATAGCGGTCAGCATTACGGTGGCATTATCAATAAAAATGATTCCAATCTCTATAGCCAGTGGTTTTTGATGTTAAACCAAAACCTGAAGGATCATGCCGGCCAGGAAATAGTCAAGAAAAAGTCTGTCAAGGATAAAGAAAATTACGCATTAATCGCAGGTGTTGCCCACAAACTCGACCGCATGAAAGACATGCTGGAAGTGGTTCTCGACCGAGATACGGAGAAAGAAAGCAGAAAAGGCCCTGACCTTTATTATCAGTCTCTTCTCGATCCTTTGTTTTTAAACCAGTTTAGCGAAAAGGTTCACCGCAATCGCGCTGAAAAAGACAGACTCAGTCCTTTTCTCGAATACCTGAAAGATTTTATTGCCATCAGCAGGCTAAAAACCGGAAAAGCTGATCTTGATCTCACCTACGCCCTGCTGCGGTTTATTCACCTTATCAACAGCAAAGATGAAGACGATGCCTGA
- a CDS encoding amidohydrolase family protein, protein MKKLTFFLLIIIPFCAFSQKTILHCGKLIDVVAGQIQSEMTVVVEKNTITAVAKGYLKGEKTDQIIDLKKYTVMPGLMDMHVHITSETGRNNYLEEFTLNPADIAFRAAIYAERTLMGGFTTVRDLGGAFGVNISLRNAINAKLVKGPRIYTAGTAIATTGGHADPTNGIRQDLMGDPGPKEGVINSSEDAAKAVRSRYKEGSDLIKITASGGVLSMAKSPDNPQFTETEIEAIVSTAKDYGFKVAAHAHGAEAMKRAIRAGVNSIEHGTYMDDEAIELFKQYGTYYIPTVTAGRSTADSAAIPGYYPEVVATKVRVVGPVSQNTFGKAWKGGVKIAFGTDAGVFAHGKNWMEFIYMNEAGMPALEAIKTATINAADLLGVSDILGTIETGKLADIIAVEGNPAEDITSMGSVRFVMKDGVVYKKE, encoded by the coding sequence ATGAAAAAACTGACCTTTTTTCTGCTGATTATTATTCCATTTTGCGCATTCTCACAAAAAACCATTTTGCATTGTGGCAAGCTGATTGATGTAGTTGCCGGGCAAATCCAGAGCGAGATGACTGTGGTTGTAGAAAAAAATACTATCACTGCCGTAGCGAAAGGATACCTAAAAGGAGAAAAAACAGACCAGATCATAGACCTCAAAAAATATACGGTCATGCCCGGGTTGATGGATATGCATGTGCATATTACCAGCGAGACTGGCCGGAACAATTACCTGGAGGAATTTACGCTCAATCCGGCGGATATAGCCTTTCGTGCTGCGATTTATGCGGAGCGGACGTTGATGGGAGGATTTACGACGGTAAGGGATTTGGGAGGAGCATTTGGGGTAAATATTTCTCTCCGAAACGCTATCAATGCAAAGCTGGTCAAAGGACCGAGAATCTACACTGCGGGGACAGCGATTGCCACGACAGGCGGCCATGCAGACCCCACCAATGGAATCCGGCAGGATCTCATGGGTGATCCTGGGCCCAAAGAAGGCGTGATTAATAGTTCTGAGGACGCAGCAAAAGCAGTCAGGAGCCGGTATAAGGAAGGCAGCGACCTGATCAAAATCACGGCATCAGGGGGTGTACTCAGTATGGCAAAAAGTCCTGACAATCCCCAGTTTACCGAAACAGAAATCGAAGCTATAGTTAGTACTGCCAAAGATTACGGCTTTAAGGTTGCCGCACATGCACATGGTGCGGAGGCCATGAAGCGCGCGATTCGGGCGGGAGTAAACTCGATCGAACACGGCACCTATATGGACGACGAAGCCATTGAATTGTTTAAACAATACGGAACCTATTATATACCAACCGTAACCGCAGGGCGATCAACCGCTGATTCGGCAGCCATTCCCGGTTATTATCCGGAAGTAGTAGCGACGAAGGTTCGGGTTGTCGGACCAGTTAGCCAGAATACATTTGGCAAAGCCTGGAAAGGCGGAGTCAAAATCGCCTTTGGGACAGATGCAGGCGTATTTGCGCATGGGAAAAACTGGATGGAGTTTATCTACATGAACGAGGCAGGGATGCCTGCATTGGAAGCAATTAAAACTGCCACTATCAACGCCGCAGACCTGCTGGGCGTATCTGATATATTAGGCACTATTGAGACGGGTAAGCTGGCAGACATCATCGCTGTTGAGGGCAATCCGGCAGAAGACATTACCAGTATGGGCAGCGTAAGATTTGTGATGAAGGATGGGGTTGTTTATAAAAAAGAGTGA
- a CDS encoding fumarylacetoacetate hydrolase family protein, with amino-acid sequence MKLFRFGPEGKEKPGVILSNDHRIDVSAFGEDYDESFFQNNGLQRLESWLQKNASNAPVVPENVRLGSPVCRPSKLICIGLNYADHARESGMDIPKEPVVFFKATSAICGPDDDLILPKGSVKTDWEVELAFVIGKRASYVEESEAMDYVAGYVLHNDYSEREFQLERSGQWVKGKSCDTFAPLGPFLATKEEIDDVDNLHLWLEVNGERVQNGNTSNLVFGIPVLVSYLSRFMTLLPGDVISTGTPPGVGLGFKPPRYLNEGDVVKLGIEGLGSAQQKVVPFRIK; translated from the coding sequence ATGAAACTATTTCGCTTTGGCCCTGAAGGTAAAGAAAAACCCGGAGTGATACTTTCCAATGATCATCGTATTGATGTTTCTGCTTTTGGTGAAGATTATGACGAAAGCTTTTTTCAAAATAACGGCCTTCAACGACTGGAATCATGGTTGCAAAAAAATGCCAGCAATGCACCGGTTGTTCCCGAAAATGTCCGGCTGGGCTCACCTGTCTGCCGTCCTTCCAAACTGATCTGTATCGGACTCAACTATGCGGACCATGCCCGGGAGAGCGGAATGGATATTCCCAAAGAACCTGTTGTATTTTTTAAAGCAACGTCTGCGATTTGTGGGCCTGATGACGATCTGATTCTCCCCAAAGGTAGTGTCAAGACTGACTGGGAAGTAGAGTTGGCATTTGTCATCGGTAAACGCGCTTCCTATGTCGAGGAATCTGAGGCGATGGATTATGTGGCAGGATATGTCCTCCATAATGATTACAGCGAACGCGAATTCCAACTGGAGCGTTCCGGCCAATGGGTAAAAGGGAAAAGCTGTGATACATTTGCGCCTTTGGGGCCATTTTTGGCTACCAAAGAAGAAATCGATGATGTTGATAATCTTCATCTCTGGCTCGAAGTAAATGGCGAACGTGTCCAAAATGGAAATACCTCCAATCTTGTGTTTGGGATTCCTGTTTTGGTCAGTTATCTCAGTCGCTTTATGACCCTCCTTCCCGGTGATGTTATCTCCACCGGTACCCCTCCCGGTGTGGGACTTGGCTTTAAGCCCCCCCGCTATCTGAATGAAGGGGATGTCGTAAAATTAGGGATTGAAGGGCTTGGAAGCGCTCAGCAAAAAGTTGTGCCTTTTCGAATAAAATAG